A single genomic interval of Hevea brasiliensis isolate MT/VB/25A 57/8 chromosome 4, ASM3005281v1, whole genome shotgun sequence harbors:
- the LOC110649452 gene encoding leucine-rich repeat receptor-like serine/threonine-protein kinase SKM1 has protein sequence MAKKGPHQTCSMLLMFMLMLLFLNSSMLHAQELELLLSFKSSINDPLQYLSNWNPSVTFCNWQGITCNNSSRIMVIDLPGKNISGKLSLSVFQLPYIETINLSSNQLSGQIPHDIFSSTSLRFLNLSNNNFTGSIPRGSIPCLEKLDLSNNMLEGKIPTEIGSFSNLKFLDLGGNVLVGTIPISLTNITSLEFLTLASNQLVGQIPRELGQMRSLKWIYLGYNNLSGQIPKEMGELTCLNHLDLVYNNLTGSIPSSLGNLTSVLYLFLYQNKLTGSIPKSIFGLRELISLDLSDNSLSGDIPELIVQLQNLEILHLFSNNFTGKIPGALSSLPRLKVLQLWSNNFSDEIPKDLGKQNNLTVVDLSTNSLTGKIPEGLCSSGNLFKLILFSNSLDGEIPKSLSTCKSLQRVRLQDNNLSGELPIEFTKLPLVYFLDISSNNFSGRIDTRKWEMTSLQMLSLSRNRFFGGLPDSFGSDQIETLELSLNRFSGAIPRTYGSLSELVQLNVSGNKLCGEIHDDLSSCKKLVSLDLSHNQFSGQIPVSFSGMPVLSILDLSQNQLSGEISINLGRAVSLVLVNISHNHFHGSLPSTGAFLAINASAVAGNELCGGDTSSGLPPCRKVKNPMWWFYVACILGASVVLALAAFGIVLIRGRKNLELTRVENDDGIWELQFFHPKASKSVTIDDILSSKKEENIIHRGKKGLSYKGKSIINDMQFMVKEINDVKSIPLNFWPEIAEFGKLQHPNIVKLIGACRSDKVAYLVYEYVEGTNLSEILRSLSWERRRKIAFGIAKALRFVHCYCSPAVLVGYKSTEKIMVNGKDEPRLRLSLPDLLSIDTKCFISSAYAAPEIKNSKDTNEKSDIYEFGFILIELLTGKSPADAEFGVHESIVEWARYCYSDCHLDMWIDPMIKEEALINQNEMVETMNLALHCTATEPTARPSANDVFKTLRSAFTTSSCVSRLHFSSSF, from the exons ATGGCCAAGAAAGGACCTCATCAAACATGTTCAATGTTGCTCATGTTCATGCTCATGCTCTTGTTCTTGAATTCTAGCATGTTACATGCACAGGAACTTGAGCTTCTCTTGTCCTTCAAATCTTCCATCAATGATCCTTTGCAATATCTTTCCAACTGGAACCCCTCTGTTACTTTCTGCAATTGGCAAGGCATCACTTGCAACAACTCTTCTCGCATTATGGTCATTGATCTCCCAGGGAAAAACATCTCTGGTAAGCTTTCCCTGTCAGTCTTTCAGTTGCCATATATTGAAACTATAAATCTTTCAAGCAATCAGCTCTCTGGGCAAATTCCTCATGACATTTTCTCTAGCACCTCGCTTCGATTCCTCAATCTTAGTAACAATAATTTCACTGGCTCTATACCAAGGGGCTCAATTCCCTGCCTGGAGAAACTAGATCTATCTAATAATATGCTTGAAGGGAAAATTCCGACGGAAATTGGATCCTTTTCGAACCTAAAGTTTCTTGATCTTGGTGGAAATGTTCTGGTGGGCACAATTCCAATCTCTTTAACAAACATCACAAGCTTGGAATTCTTGACTTTGGCTTCAAATCAATTAGTTGgccaaattccaagagaattgggCCAAATGAGGAGCTTGAAGTGGATTTACTTGGGTTATAACAATCTTTCAGGCCAAATTCCAAAAGAAATGGGGGAATTAACTTGTTTGAATCACCTTGATCTTGTCTACAACAACCTCACTGGGTCAATTCCATCCTCTCTAGGGAACCTCACAAGTGTTCTCTACCTCTTTCTCTACCAGAACAAGCTTACAGGTTCAATTCCAAAATCCATTTTTGGTCTCAGAGAGTTGATTTCCCTTGATCTTAGCGATAATTCTCTCTCCGGTGACATCCCAGAACTCATAGTTCAGTTGCAAAACTTGGAGATTCTTCATCTTTTCTCCAACAACTTTACTGGAAAAATCCCCGGTGCTTTAAGTTCCTTGCCTCGTCTCAAAGTCCTTCAGCTTTGGTCTAACAACTTCTCTGATGAGATTCCAAAAGATCTTGGGAAGCAAAACAATCTCACTGTAGTAGACCTTTCCACAAATTCTCTCACTGGAAAAATCCCTGAAGGTCTATGCAGTTCAGGCAATCTCTTTAAGCTCATCCTCTTCTCAAATTCACTTGACGGTGAAATTCCCAAGAGTTTGAGCACTTGCAAAAGCTTGCAGCGAGTGCGTCTCCAAGACAATAATTTATCTGGTGAATTGCCAATAGAATTCACCAAACTGCCGCTTGTGTATTTCTTGGATATCTCAAGCAACAATTTTTCAGGCAGGATTGATACGAGAAAATGGGAGATGACTTCGCTTCAAATGTTGAGTTTGTCAAGAAACAGATTTTTTGGAGGCTTGCCTGATTCATTTGGCAGCGACCAGATTGAGACCTTGGAGTTGTCCCTAAACAGATTTTCAGGTGCTATTCCTCGCACTTATGGTAGTTTATCAGAGCTAGTGCAACTGAATGTAAGTGGAAACAAGCTCTGTGGTGAAATCCATGATGATTTATCTTCATGCAAGAAGCTTGTAAGTCTAGACCTCAGCCACAACCAGTTCAGTGGCCAAATCCCAGTTAGTTTTTCGGGAATGCCAGTTCTTAGTATTCTTGATTTATCGCAGAATCAATTATCAGGCGAAATTTCAATAAATTTGGGAAGAGCGGTATCGCTTGTTCTAGTGAACATATCACACAATCATTTTCATGGCAGTTTACCATCCACAGGAGCTTTTCTTGCAATAAATGCAAGTGCAGTAGCTGGTAATGAACTTTGCGGCGGTGATACTTCTAGTGGTTTGCCTCCATGCAGAAAGGTAAAGAATCCCATGTGGTGGTTTTATGTTGCTTGTATTCTTGGTGCTTCTGTGGTCCTTGCTCTTGCTGCCTTTGGAATTGTGTTGATTCGAGGGCGAAAGAATTTAGAGCTGACAAGAGTGGAAAATGACGATGGGATATGGGAATTGCAATTCTTCCATCCCAAGGCATCAAAATCTGTAACCATCGATGATATTTTATCGTCCAAGAAAGAAGAAAACATCATTCATAGGGGCAAGAAAGGGCTTTCATACAAGGGGAAGTCCATCATAAACGACATGCAGTTCATGGTAAAGGAAATAAATGATGTGAAGTCAATTCCATTAAATTTTTGGCCCGAGATCGCTGAATTTGGCAAGCTTCAGCATCCAAACATCGTCAAGTTAATTGGAGCTTGTCGTTCAGATAAGGTTGCGTATCTGGTCTATGAGTACGTAGAAGGCACAAATTTAAGTGAAATTCTTCGGAGTTTGAGTTGGGAACGGCGACGGAAAATCGCCTTTGGAATTGCGAAAGCTCTTCGATTCGTGCACTGCTATTGTTCGCCGGCTGTTCTAGTTGGTTACAAGTCAACGGAGAAAATTATGGTGAACGGAAAAGATGAGCCTCGCCTGAGACTGAGCCTTCCTGACCTGCTCTCCATTGACACCAAGTGCTTCATCTCTTCGGCCTACGCTGCCCCTG aaattaaaaACTCAAAAGATACCAATGAGAAGAGCGACATATATGAATTTGGTTTCATCCTGATCGAGCTATTGACCGGAAAAAGTCCGGCCGATGCTGAATTCGGCGTCCATGAAAGCATCGTAGAGTGGGCCAGGTATTGCTACTCCGATTGCCATCTAGACATGTGGATTGATCCAATGATCAAAGAAGAAGCATTGATTAACCAGAATGAGATGGTTGAGACCATGAATTTAGCTCTCCATTGCACAGCTACAGAGCCTACGGCTCGACCATCTGCAAATGATGTGTTCAAAACCCTTCGCTCTGCTTTCACGACAAGCTCTTGTGTTTCACGTCTACACTTTTCTTCATCTTTTTAG